The following coding sequences lie in one Leucobacter allii genomic window:
- a CDS encoding vitamin K epoxide reductase family protein, with amino-acid sequence MTTEARAARRPVAFAVFSIVAGAIGWFAAFELLTEYIKTLQNPDYIPNCSVSVLVTCGPNMDSWQGSLFGFSNTIIGVAAFVAPIAVGVALLAGASFSRWFWWIYQLGLLGGFVFIGWLFSQSVFVLHTLCPWCMVVWAVMIPLWWVSLAVPHSSGLVPLTASGRRVFAFLASWSWVLILLCYVIIAFIAQLQLDWFAEFSRA; translated from the coding sequence ATGACCACTGAGGCCCGCGCCGCCCGGCGCCCCGTCGCGTTCGCCGTCTTCTCCATCGTCGCCGGGGCGATCGGCTGGTTCGCGGCGTTCGAGCTGCTCACCGAGTACATCAAGACCCTGCAGAACCCGGACTACATCCCGAACTGCTCGGTGAGCGTCCTCGTCACCTGCGGCCCGAACATGGACTCCTGGCAGGGCTCGCTCTTCGGATTCTCCAACACCATCATCGGGGTCGCGGCGTTCGTCGCGCCCATCGCGGTCGGCGTCGCCCTGCTCGCGGGTGCGAGCTTCTCGCGATGGTTCTGGTGGATCTACCAGCTCGGGCTCCTCGGCGGCTTCGTCTTCATCGGCTGGCTCTTCTCCCAGAGCGTCTTCGTCCTGCACACCCTGTGCCCCTGGTGCATGGTGGTCTGGGCGGTGATGATCCCGCTGTGGTGGGTCTCGCTCGCGGTCCCGCACTCCTCCGGCCTCGTCCCGCTCACGGCATCGGGGCGGCGCGTCTTCGCGTTCCTGGCCTCGTGGTCGTGGGTGCTGATCCTGCTCTGCTACGTGATCATCGCGTTCATCGCGCAGCTGCAGCTCGACTGGTTCGCCGAGTTCTCCCGGGCCTGA
- a CDS encoding DUF4126 domain-containing protein: protein MLEIVTGIVLAASAGLNAYIPMLGLGLLSRFTPLVELPDGWAWLENGWCLGVLGVLLLIELVVDKVPALDTVNDVLQTVVRPASGGIVFSAGSASDTVAVSDPAAFVASAQFWPFLLGIAVALVPHVLKAVARPIVNALTAGAGAIAMSALEDLGAVALTVLAVVVPLLSLLLLVAVVVLLVRRMRRALRARAARRPV from the coding sequence ATGCTCGAGATCGTCACCGGGATCGTCCTGGCCGCCTCGGCCGGGCTGAACGCCTACATCCCGATGCTCGGTCTCGGCCTGCTCTCGCGCTTCACCCCCCTCGTCGAGCTGCCGGACGGCTGGGCGTGGCTGGAGAACGGCTGGTGCCTCGGCGTCCTCGGCGTGCTCCTGCTCATCGAGCTCGTGGTCGACAAGGTGCCGGCGCTCGACACCGTCAACGACGTCCTGCAGACCGTCGTGCGCCCGGCCTCCGGCGGTATCGTGTTCTCGGCGGGCTCGGCGAGCGACACCGTCGCCGTCTCGGATCCGGCGGCGTTCGTCGCCTCCGCGCAGTTCTGGCCGTTCCTGCTCGGCATCGCCGTCGCGCTCGTCCCGCACGTGCTCAAGGCCGTCGCACGGCCGATCGTCAACGCGCTCACCGCCGGCGCCGGCGCGATCGCCATGAGCGCGCTCGAGGATCTCGGCGCCGTCGCGCTCACCGTCCTCGCGGTCGTCGTGCCGCTCCTGTCCCTGCTGCTGCTGGTCGCCGTGGTGGTCCTCCTCGTGCGGCGGATGCGCCGCGCCCTGCGCGCCCGCGCCGCACGACGCCCGGTCTGA
- the rplU gene encoding 50S ribosomal protein L21 has product MVYAVVRTSGRQEKVEVGSIITVNRVAGDAKGKLELPAVLLVDGDTVTTDAAALAKVKVTAEVLEDLRGPKIVIQRYKNKTGYKSRQGHRQDLTRLKVTGIK; this is encoded by the coding sequence GTGGTTTACGCAGTAGTGCGCACAAGCGGCCGTCAGGAGAAGGTCGAGGTCGGCTCGATCATCACCGTCAATCGTGTGGCGGGTGACGCGAAGGGCAAGCTCGAGCTGCCCGCCGTGCTCCTCGTCGACGGCGACACGGTGACCACGGACGCCGCGGCGCTCGCCAAGGTCAAGGTGACGGCGGAGGTGCTCGAGGACCTCCGCGGGCCGAAGATCGTCATCCAGCGCTACAAGAACAAGACCGGTTACAAGAGCCGCCAGGGGCACCGTCAGGATCTGACGCGCCTCAAGGTCACCGGCATCAAGTAA
- the rpmA gene encoding 50S ribosomal protein L27 — translation MAHKKGASSTRNGRDSNAQRLGVKRFGGQQVNAGEIIVRQRGTHFHPGANVGRGGDDTLFALAAGAVEFGVKGGRKVVNIVAAA, via the coding sequence ATGGCACATAAGAAGGGCGCCAGCTCGACCCGCAACGGCCGCGACTCGAACGCACAGCGTCTCGGCGTGAAGCGCTTCGGCGGCCAGCAGGTGAACGCCGGCGAGATCATCGTCCGCCAGCGCGGCACCCACTTCCACCCCGGCGCGAACGTCGGTCGTGGCGGTGACGACACCCTCTTCGCCCTCGCCGCAGGCGCGGTGGAGTTCGGTGTGAAGGGCGGCCGCAAGGTCGTCAACATCGTCGCAGCCGCGTAA
- the coaE gene encoding dephospho-CoA kinase codes for MTIIALTGGIAAGKSTIGRRLARLGAVRIDADALARDAVAPGTPGLARVVERFGSGILRADGALDRPALGRIVFADAEALAELNGIVHPEVRRLFDAAVASARSRDPEAVIVYEIPLLVESASDVAAAPEWDLVVVAEAPAALRIERMVALRGMSETEARARIANQAGDEARRAAADVVIDTSGSEEETLAQVDRLWARLRSADAE; via the coding sequence ATGACCATCATCGCGCTCACCGGCGGCATCGCCGCTGGGAAGTCCACGATCGGCAGGCGGCTGGCCCGGCTCGGAGCAGTGCGCATCGACGCGGACGCGCTCGCGCGCGACGCGGTCGCGCCGGGCACGCCGGGACTCGCGCGGGTCGTGGAGCGCTTCGGCTCCGGGATCCTGCGTGCGGACGGCGCGCTCGACCGTCCGGCGCTCGGGCGGATCGTCTTCGCGGACGCCGAGGCCCTCGCCGAGCTGAACGGGATCGTGCACCCGGAGGTGCGTCGGCTCTTCGACGCCGCCGTGGCATCGGCGCGGAGCCGCGACCCCGAGGCCGTGATCGTCTACGAGATCCCGCTGCTCGTCGAGTCCGCCTCGGACGTCGCCGCGGCGCCGGAGTGGGACCTCGTGGTCGTCGCCGAGGCGCCGGCGGCGCTGCGCATCGAACGGATGGTCGCGCTGCGGGGCATGAGCGAGACCGAGGCCCGAGCCCGCATCGCGAACCAGGCGGGGGACGAGGCCAGGCGCGCGGCGGCCGACGTGGTCATCGACACCTCGGGCAGCGAGGAGGAGACGCTCGCGCAGGTCGATCGGCTCTGGGCCCGGCTCCGCAGCGCGGACGCGGAGTGA